From a region of the Methanoculleus receptaculi genome:
- a CDS encoding type II toxin-antitoxin system HicA family toxin — MKVLENPVFLRQAGSHVQLRKVVGDKRLRVTVPLHDELAIATLNTIVTDVAEFEGMTKEEVYDLLR, encoded by the coding sequence ATCAAAGTCCTTGAAAACCCGGTTTTTCTCCGGCAGGCCGGAAGTCACGTCCAACTGCGTAAAGTTGTTGGCGATAAACGACTCCGGGTTACCGTACCCCTTCACGACGAACTTGCCATAGCTACACTCAACACAATCGTCACCGACGTTGCTGAATTTGAAGGTATGACAAAAGAAGAGGTTTACGATCTCTTACGATAA